A part of Candidatus Dormiibacterota bacterium genomic DNA contains:
- a CDS encoding alpha/beta hydrolase: MKSSVPMTAERLAVSGANLYYEVRGSGPVLLMMPGGPADAGNFRHIAEQLAPAYTVVTYDPRGLSHSTLDGPVRDERIVEIFADDVHRLLTATAKEPACVFASSGGAVIGLELAARHPEQVRMLVSHEPPAPALMADPTRERAAMVEIVETYRTAGIGPAMQKFMVQTRIRGGGPPPPQGEPTPEQREAMAQMKRNMDFWLGHYFLAIAAYDPDFAALEAGSTRIVAAVGDKSRGELAHEGGLRLAKRLGTQAVVFPGAHGGFESHAAEFAVKLREVLHG; this comes from the coding sequence ATGAAATCGAGTGTGCCGATGACAGCGGAACGTTTAGCCGTGTCTGGTGCGAATCTCTATTACGAGGTACGCGGATCGGGTCCGGTGCTGCTCATGATGCCGGGGGGCCCAGCGGACGCGGGGAACTTCCGTCATATCGCCGAGCAGCTCGCACCGGCTTACACCGTGGTGACTTATGACCCACGGGGTCTATCGCACAGCACGCTCGACGGGCCCGTTCGAGACGAGAGAATCGTGGAGATCTTCGCCGACGACGTCCACCGGCTGCTGACGGCGACAGCGAAAGAGCCGGCCTGCGTGTTTGCCAGTAGCGGTGGCGCCGTCATCGGGCTCGAGCTGGCCGCTCGCCACCCGGAGCAGGTTCGTATGCTGGTCTCACACGAACCGCCGGCGCCTGCCCTGATGGCTGATCCGACGCGCGAGCGGGCGGCGATGGTCGAGATCGTCGAAACGTACCGGACGGCGGGGATCGGGCCGGCGATGCAAAAGTTCATGGTGCAGACCCGGATTCGCGGCGGTGGGCCGCCGCCTCCGCAGGGCGAGCCGACGCCGGAGCAGCGCGAAGCGATGGCGCAGATGAAGCGGAACATGGATTTCTGGCTCGGGCACTACTTCCTCGCCATCGCTGCATACGACCCGGACTTCGCTGCATTGGAGGCCGGCTCCACCCGCATTGTTGCCGCGGTCGGCGACAAATCGCGCGGCGAGCTGGCCCATGAGGGCGGATTGCGGCTGGCCAAGCGGCTCGGGACGCAAGCCGTCGTCTTCCCCGGGGCCCACGGCGGCTTCGAGAGCCATGCCGCGGAATTTGCGGTCAAGCTGCGCGAGGTCTTGCACGGGTAG
- a CDS encoding DUF5658 family protein has translation MSLPGQIALSSRLRAAFVPVASASVSPRPSRDVQLSQAIILGGLIGFQALDSLTTHLGLALEHVELNHLMAPLIATRGELVAYAVKATALAVLLAILMLMHRRKPRVWQAYLVAGWLSAAAVVANVVQLML, from the coding sequence ATGTCGCTCCCAGGACAAATCGCGCTGAGCTCACGCCTGCGCGCCGCCTTCGTGCCGGTCGCCTCCGCCTCGGTGTCGCCGCGCCCGTCACGCGACGTCCAGCTGAGCCAGGCCATCATACTGGGCGGACTGATCGGCTTCCAGGCGCTGGATTCTCTCACCACCCATCTGGGCCTCGCCCTCGAGCACGTGGAGCTCAACCATCTCATGGCCCCGCTCATCGCCACCCGCGGCGAACTGGTCGCCTACGCGGTCAAGGCAACGGCCCTGGCCGTCCTGCTGGCGATCTTGATGTTGATGCACCGGCGTAAGCCGCGCGTCTGGCAGGCCTACCTTGTCGCCGGCTGGCTGAGCGCCGCTGCCGTTGTCGCCAACGTCGTGCAGCTGATGCTCTAA
- a CDS encoding DegV family protein: MVRIVTDSTADLTKEQQQAAGITVVPLNVHFGDQVFRDHVDLTADEFFRRLKASAQLPRTSQPSVGVFEEAYRTLRENGDEIVSVHLSSKVSGTYNSAQMAAKGVDEPAIEVVDSLSTSMALGFMALEGARLARAGRDRATITECLRALVPKARVICVVDTLTYLERGGRIGKARALLGSLLNVKPILQLKDGEVVPIGRARGRPQALNKLVELLERDGHVSQLAIMHGAAQADAEQLRERVAASYPGLDILLTEIGAVLGTHTGPGVIGFTYLLA; the protein is encoded by the coding sequence GTGGTCCGGATCGTTACGGATTCCACCGCGGACCTGACCAAGGAGCAACAGCAGGCTGCCGGCATCACCGTGGTGCCGCTCAACGTCCACTTCGGTGACCAGGTCTTCCGCGACCATGTGGACCTGACCGCCGACGAGTTCTTTCGTCGGCTCAAAGCCTCGGCCCAGTTGCCGCGCACCTCGCAGCCATCCGTCGGGGTCTTCGAAGAGGCCTATCGGACGCTTCGAGAGAACGGCGACGAAATCGTTTCCGTCCACCTCTCCAGCAAGGTCTCCGGGACCTACAACTCGGCGCAGATGGCGGCCAAAGGGGTCGATGAACCGGCGATCGAGGTCGTCGACTCACTCAGCACCTCGATGGCGCTTGGTTTCATGGCGCTCGAAGGAGCCAGGCTGGCGAGGGCCGGCCGGGATCGGGCAACCATCACGGAGTGTCTGCGGGCGCTCGTGCCCAAGGCTCGTGTCATCTGCGTGGTGGACACGCTGACCTACCTCGAGCGCGGGGGCCGGATCGGAAAGGCTCGGGCCTTGCTTGGCTCACTGCTCAATGTCAAGCCGATCCTCCAGCTGAAAGACGGCGAGGTCGTCCCCATCGGGCGGGCCCGCGGGAGGCCGCAGGCGTTGAACAAGCTCGTGGAGCTGCTCGAACGGGACGGCCATGTCAGCCAGCTCGCCATCATGCATGGTGCCGCGCAGGCAGACGCGGAGCAGCTCCGCGAACGGGTGGCCGCGAGTTATCCCGGCCTGGACATCCTGCTCACCGAGATCGGTGCCGTCCTCGGGACGCACACCGGTCCGGGCGTGATCGGCTTCACCTACCTGCTCGCGTGA